In Deinococcus psychrotolerans, a genomic segment contains:
- a CDS encoding RluA family pseudouridine synthase encodes MSSPKPSDKPGVAFEHPDFYVISKPALWLTHPVRARVDVPDVLTFLQRETGEMKVAPPHRLDRETSGAQVFSRDTDSARRFFTLFKEHLVGKSYLAVVHGSPNWDAYTLDAPLGFVGLTGSNQIQIRQGVVPDGKPATTEFKVLGRRNGFALIHAFPRSGRLHQIRAHLSHLGLPMVGDKIYGRDPEVFLDFIQSGQTDELTRRLLLPRQALHAHSISFGWDGAQVRVEVPLAADLQAFWDGLGEGQEA; translated from the coding sequence CTGAGTTCACCGAAACCTTCCGACAAGCCCGGCGTCGCCTTTGAGCATCCTGATTTTTATGTCATCAGCAAGCCTGCGCTGTGGCTGACCCATCCGGTACGCGCCCGCGTGGATGTGCCGGATGTCTTGACTTTTTTGCAGCGCGAAACTGGCGAAATGAAGGTGGCCCCGCCTCACCGCTTAGACCGCGAAACCAGCGGAGCGCAGGTGTTTTCCCGCGACACCGACAGCGCTAGGCGCTTTTTCACTCTCTTTAAAGAACATCTGGTCGGCAAGAGCTACCTCGCTGTCGTTCACGGCTCGCCCAATTGGGACGCGTACACGCTGGACGCGCCGCTGGGCTTTGTCGGTCTGACCGGCAGCAACCAAATCCAGATTCGGCAGGGCGTGGTGCCGGACGGCAAACCGGCCACCACTGAATTCAAGGTGCTGGGTCGCCGAAACGGGTTTGCGCTGATTCACGCTTTTCCCCGCTCCGGGCGGCTTCACCAGATTCGGGCGCACCTGTCGCATCTGGGGTTGCCGATGGTCGGCGACAAGATTTATGGTCGCGACCCCGAGGTGTTCTTGGACTTTATCCAGAGCGGGCAAACGGACGAGCTGACCCGGCGGTTGCTGCTGCCCCGCCAAGCTCTGCACGCCCACAGCATCTCGTTCGGCTGGGACGGAGCGCAGGTGCGGGTGGAAGTGCCATTGGCGGCGGATTTGCAAGCGTTTTGGGATGGGCTCGGAGAGGGCCAAGAAGCTTGA
- a CDS encoding winged helix-turn-helix transcriptional regulator: protein MAQPSQQPRSGCPVSLGLDIFGDKWTLLIVRDLMFNGKRHYRELLHSAEGISSNILADRLKMLLAEGVITKADDPSHLQKVIYSLTEKGIALLPIVLAISEWSFEYRPVGEAYRQESSLPRTENSVGEGMQKLRREHLAQFANTT from the coding sequence ATGGCCCAACCGTCTCAACAACCCAGATCAGGCTGCCCGGTCAGTCTGGGTCTGGATATTTTCGGCGATAAATGGACGCTGCTGATCGTGCGCGATTTGATGTTCAACGGCAAACGGCATTACCGCGAGCTTCTCCATTCTGCCGAGGGTATTTCGTCGAATATTCTGGCAGACCGCCTCAAAATGCTGCTCGCGGAGGGCGTCATCACCAAGGCGGATGATCCCAGCCACTTGCAAAAAGTGATTTACAGCTTGACCGAGAAAGGAATTGCCCTGCTGCCCATTGTGCTGGCCATCAGCGAGTGGAGTTTCGAGTACCGTCCGGTGGGCGAGGCGTACCGGCAGGAGTCCAGTTTGCCCCGCACTGAAAACAGCGTTGGCGAGGGAATGCAAAAACTGCGCCGTGAGCATTTGGCGCAGTTTGCAAACACCACTTGA
- a CDS encoding SDR family NAD(P)-dependent oxidoreductase encodes MQTNSELLSSLPTDTRLAGQTAVVTGSTSGIGEAIARVLAASGAEVVVSGRDAARAQGVVDAIIQAGGKAQAVAADLAGSYADLRRFVQEATAALGGQVDILVNNAGVYPVMPTEALPDADLDAILNTNIRAPHVLVGAVALQMVKRGSGHIVNIGSWMGRVGTANGAMYTASKAAVEQMTRNWAAEYGPRGVRVNTVAPGATLTPGNAAFSAVLDAMTSGTVAGRPVRPIDIAYAVRFLVSDEAAFLHGSILDVDGGMVNTRLKF; translated from the coding sequence ATGCAAACCAATTCAGAACTTCTCTCCAGTCTGCCCACCGATACCCGTTTAGCAGGCCAAACGGCCGTTGTCACCGGCTCGACCAGCGGTATCGGTGAGGCGATCGCCCGTGTGCTGGCCGCATCAGGAGCCGAAGTGGTCGTCAGTGGACGTGACGCTGCCCGCGCTCAGGGCGTGGTGGACGCGATAATCCAAGCGGGAGGCAAGGCGCAGGCGGTGGCCGCCGATCTGGCCGGTTCGTATGCCGATCTGCGCCGCTTCGTGCAGGAAGCCACGGCAGCGCTGGGCGGTCAGGTGGACATTCTGGTCAACAATGCGGGCGTTTATCCGGTCATGCCCACTGAGGCACTGCCCGACGCCGACCTTGACGCCATCTTGAACACCAATATCCGCGCTCCACATGTGCTGGTGGGAGCGGTTGCGCTGCAGATGGTCAAGCGCGGTTCGGGCCATATCGTTAACATCGGCTCTTGGATGGGCCGCGTCGGAACGGCCAACGGCGCGATGTATACGGCCTCCAAAGCGGCTGTCGAGCAGATGACCCGTAACTGGGCAGCCGAATACGGCCCGCGTGGAGTGCGTGTCAATACGGTGGCCCCCGGCGCGACCCTGACGCCCGGCAATGCTGCCTTCAGTGCGGTATTGGACGCCATGACGAGCGGCACCGTAGCGGGACGGCCCGTTCGCCCGATTGACATTGCCTATGCCGTGCGCTTTTTGGTTTCGGATGAAGCCGCCTTTCTTCACGGCAGTATTTTGGACGTGGACGGCGGGATGGTGAATACTCGGCTCAAGTTCTAA
- a CDS encoding MalY/PatB family protein, with amino-acid sequence MTNTAHPYDTVLPDSLRHADNYKWTKFGDDVLPMWVADMDFPVAPAILSALQGRLSRSVGYPQMPGDPTLKAQLIAKLAKDGLSDLTSEGVAFLPGVVPGLYAAVQALTEVGDEVLTVTPTYPPFLSATTDQGRVLNAVKLIEGKAGWTMDFAALEAAITPKTKLLMLCHPHNPTGRVWTRSELEQLAEFVLKHKLYVVTDELHADLRFSDAPDYVPFAAISPEVAQRTITLTGPCKAYNTAGLSIGAMISHNPDLVAKLEKTTHGTMGHPSALSVTMWQAALSGGAEWLADTLKYLQANRDFLSEFMARELPQVPYTPPEATYLAWLDLRSHPRAADIQQFLLEEAKLALNDGLTFGEGYQGFVRLNFATSRELLQDGLERLAKAVKA; translated from the coding sequence ATGACCAACACTGCTCATCCCTACGACACCGTTTTGCCGGATTCTCTGCGCCACGCCGATAATTACAAATGGACGAAGTTCGGCGATGACGTGTTGCCGATGTGGGTGGCCGATATGGATTTTCCAGTGGCCCCAGCTATTCTCAGCGCCCTGCAAGGCCGGCTGAGCCGCTCGGTAGGCTACCCCCAAATGCCCGGCGACCCCACGCTGAAGGCCCAATTGATTGCCAAACTCGCCAAGGACGGCCTGAGTGATTTGACATCCGAAGGCGTGGCTTTTTTGCCTGGCGTGGTGCCCGGCCTCTACGCCGCCGTGCAGGCCCTGACCGAGGTCGGCGACGAGGTGCTGACGGTCACGCCGACTTACCCGCCGTTTCTGAGTGCCACCACTGATCAGGGGCGGGTGCTGAACGCCGTGAAACTGATCGAGGGCAAAGCAGGTTGGACGATGGATTTTGCGGCGTTGGAAGCCGCCATCACTCCCAAAACCAAGTTGCTGATGCTGTGTCACCCGCACAATCCAACCGGACGGGTCTGGACGCGCTCCGAGTTGGAGCAGTTGGCTGAGTTCGTTCTCAAGCACAAGTTATACGTCGTCACCGACGAGTTGCACGCCGATTTGCGTTTTTCGGACGCGCCGGACTACGTTCCGTTCGCGGCCATCAGTCCCGAAGTTGCTCAGCGCACCATCACGCTGACGGGGCCGTGCAAGGCCTACAACACGGCGGGCCTCAGCATCGGCGCGATGATCAGCCACAACCCCGACTTGGTTGCCAAGCTGGAAAAAACCACCCACGGCACCATGGGCCACCCCAGCGCCCTGAGCGTCACCATGTGGCAAGCCGCGCTGAGCGGCGGGGCCGAGTGGCTGGCCGACACGCTGAAGTATCTCCAGGCCAACCGCGACTTCCTGAGTGAATTTATGGCCCGCGAGCTGCCGCAGGTGCCGTACACGCCGCCGGAAGCGACTTACCTCGCGTGGCTGGACTTGCGCTCGCATCCCCGCGCCGCCGACATCCAACAATTTTTGCTGGAAGAAGCCAAGCTGGCGCTGAACGATGGCCTGACCTTTGGCGAGGGGTATCAGGGCTTCGTGCGCCTCAATTTTGCCACCAGCCGTGAGCTGCTGCAAGACGGCCTGGAGCGGCTGGCAAAAGCCGTCAAGGCGTAA
- a CDS encoding aldo/keto reductase family oxidoreductase has protein sequence MNDSTLPAAQAGTFTLAGRTVNRMGYGAMQLAGKGVFGPPRDMDVALAVLREALQLGVNHIDTSDYYGPHVTNQILKDALHPYPDDLLIVTKIGARRPADGSWVGAMSRQELIDGVHSNLKNLGLEALDVVNLRMMGGGEDHGPVEESVAEPLTVLAELQQQGLIRHLGLSNVTAAQLAEAQTIAPVVCVQNLYNVAHRDDDALIDDLARQGIAYVPFFPLGGFSPLQSGTLNAVAARLETSPNAVALAWLLQRSPNILLIPGTSSVVHLRENVAAASLTLSEKDLAELETISVQSN, from the coding sequence ATGAACGATTCCACCTTACCCGCCGCCCAAGCTGGAACATTTACCCTCGCTGGCCGCACTGTCAACCGGATGGGCTACGGCGCTATGCAACTGGCTGGAAAAGGCGTCTTCGGCCCGCCACGCGACATGGACGTGGCGCTGGCTGTACTGCGCGAAGCTTTGCAACTTGGCGTCAATCATATAGACACCAGCGATTATTACGGGCCGCACGTCACCAATCAGATTCTCAAAGACGCGCTGCACCCTTACCCAGATGACCTGCTGATCGTCACCAAGATCGGCGCACGCCGCCCCGCCGACGGCTCATGGGTGGGGGCCATGTCGCGCCAAGAGCTTATAGACGGTGTCCACAGTAATTTGAAAAATCTCGGTCTAGAAGCGCTGGACGTCGTCAATCTCCGCATGATGGGCGGCGGGGAAGATCACGGGCCAGTCGAGGAATCTGTCGCGGAGCCGCTGACTGTGCTGGCCGAACTGCAACAGCAGGGGCTGATTCGTCATCTCGGCCTGAGCAACGTCACCGCCGCGCAGCTCGCTGAGGCGCAGACCATCGCCCCAGTTGTTTGCGTGCAGAACCTGTACAACGTGGCGCACCGCGATGACGACGCCTTAATTGACGATCTGGCGCGGCAGGGCATTGCGTATGTGCCGTTTTTCCCGCTGGGTGGTTTCTCGCCGCTTCAATCGGGCACGCTGAACGCGGTGGCCGCTCGGCTTGAGACCTCACCCAACGCGGTGGCGCTGGCGTGGCTGCTCCAGCGTTCGCCCAATATTTTGCTGATTCCGGGCACCTCTTCGGTGGTCCACTTGCGCGAGAACGTCGCGGCGGCTTCGTTGACCCTCTCCGAGAAGGACTTGGCCGAGCTAGAGACCATCAGCGTCCAGTCAAACTGA
- a CDS encoding DNA-formamidopyrimidine glycosylase, which produces MPELPEVETTRRKIEPLLVGRVLTRIEHDAPHKYTDTHKAEGRTVTGIGRRGKYLLLQLAAAKAANTDAAEDEWGDLELLVHLGMTGGFRLEAGPHTRVTLHTDQGAVYFNDARRFGKVAVVSRGDYAAFPTLHQMGPEPLTDDFKEAEFVKLAASAGAVKPWLLSQKPVSGVGNIYADESLWLSRIHPAQTKLNADEAGRLYAAIREVMKAAVEAGGSSLGSGGGNYRQHDGVSGLFQHEHHVYGKAGQPCPRCGSGIVRVVLAQRGTHYCPQCQTRKER; this is translated from the coding sequence ATGCCCGAACTGCCGGAAGTCGAAACCACTCGCCGTAAAATTGAGCCGCTCTTGGTGGGCCGCGTCCTCACGCGCATCGAGCACGACGCGCCGCACAAATACACCGACACCCACAAAGCAGAAGGCCGCACCGTGACCGGCATCGGGCGGCGCGGCAAGTATTTGCTGCTGCAACTCGCCGCCGCAAAAGCTGCCAATACAGACGCTGCTGAAGATGAATGGGGTGATTTGGAACTGCTCGTTCACCTCGGCATGACCGGCGGCTTTCGGCTGGAAGCTGGGCCGCACACCCGTGTGACGCTGCACACCGATCAGGGCGCAGTGTATTTCAATGACGCCCGCCGGTTCGGCAAAGTGGCGGTGGTGAGCCGGGGCGATTACGCCGCTTTTCCCACCCTGCATCAAATGGGGCCGGAACCGCTCACGGACGATTTCAAAGAAGCCGAGTTCGTCAAGCTGGCGGCCAGCGCCGGAGCGGTCAAGCCGTGGCTGCTCTCGCAAAAACCGGTCTCGGGCGTGGGCAACATCTACGCCGACGAGAGCTTGTGGCTCAGCCGCATTCATCCGGCCCAGACCAAGCTCAATGCGGATGAGGCGGGGCGATTGTACGCGGCCATCCGGGAAGTGATGAAGGCGGCGGTGGAGGCGGGCGGCAGCAGTTTGGGCAGCGGCGGGGGTAACTACCGGCAGCACGACGGCGTTTCGGGCCTCTTTCAGCACGAGCACCACGTCTACGGCAAGGCGGGCCAGCCGTGCCCCCGGTGCGGCAGCGGTATCGTCAGGGTCGTGCTGGCTCAGCGCGGGACGCATTATTGCCCGCAGTGTCAGACGCGCAA
- the trxB gene encoding thioredoxin-disulfide reductase, whose translation MTNAQPSQPQPSEHDVVIIGGGPAGLTAAIYTGRASLNTIILEKGLPGGQIAQTEEVENYPGFPEPISGPELAQRMTEQAERFGAKIEMEEVQGVEHHPHGGFLVRGYSGTYHAKAVILATGANPKRLYVPGEEQFWGKGVSTCATCDGFFYRGKKVVVVGGGDAAVEEGLFLTKFADEVTLIHRRDTLRANKVAQARALANPKMKFVWDTAVEAIIGEDSVSAVQLKNLKTGEESRFDTDGVFIFIGHVPNTEFLKGVVKLREDGYVDVRDDIFTSVPGMFAAGDISDYVYRQLATSVGAGTRAAMSVERMLAALELEESAAD comes from the coding sequence ATGACGAACGCTCAACCTTCACAGCCCCAGCCTTCAGAGCACGATGTGGTGATTATCGGCGGCGGCCCCGCTGGACTGACGGCGGCGATTTATACGGGCCGCGCCAGCCTGAACACCATCATTTTGGAAAAAGGTTTACCGGGCGGCCAGATCGCCCAGACCGAAGAAGTCGAGAATTATCCGGGCTTCCCAGAGCCGATCAGCGGCCCCGAACTCGCCCAGCGGATGACCGAGCAAGCCGAGCGGTTCGGCGCAAAAATTGAAATGGAAGAAGTGCAGGGTGTGGAGCATCACCCGCACGGCGGCTTTTTGGTCAGGGGCTACAGCGGCACCTACCACGCCAAAGCGGTGATTTTGGCGACCGGCGCAAATCCCAAGCGCCTCTATGTGCCGGGCGAGGAGCAGTTCTGGGGCAAGGGCGTCAGCACCTGCGCCACCTGCGACGGCTTTTTTTACCGGGGCAAAAAAGTGGTGGTCGTCGGTGGGGGAGACGCTGCCGTGGAAGAAGGCCTGTTCCTGACCAAGTTCGCCGATGAAGTCACCCTGATTCACCGCCGCGACACCTTGCGGGCCAACAAAGTCGCTCAGGCCCGCGCCCTGGCGAATCCCAAAATGAAGTTCGTCTGGGACACCGCCGTCGAAGCTATTATCGGTGAAGACAGCGTCAGCGCTGTGCAGCTCAAGAACCTCAAAACCGGCGAGGAAAGCCGCTTTGACACCGATGGCGTGTTTATTTTTATCGGCCATGTGCCCAACACCGAGTTCCTGAAAGGCGTCGTGAAGCTGCGCGAAGACGGTTACGTGGACGTGCGCGACGACATCTTTACCAGCGTGCCGGGTATGTTCGCGGCGGGCGACATCAGCGATTATGTCTACCGTCAACTCGCCACCAGTGTCGGCGCGGGCACGCGGGCGGCCATGAGCGTGGAACGGATGCTCGCCGCGCTGGAGCTGGAAGAAAGCGCGGCGGACTGA
- a CDS encoding aldo/keto reductase: protein MQNNGNETDLLTCPKGERMTLADYRTLGRSGLIVSPLALGTMTYGAQRWGSPDDVSEAIFNAYVDAGGNFFDSADTYAKGRSEELLGQYVNKRGLREQVVLATKFTWNAVPGVPVMSGNSRKNIYRALDGSLKRLGTDYIDLYWLHHWDLVTPVEEVLQTLGDLVRAGRIRYFGFSNVPAWYAAQAATLSQVHGVPGPIALQLEYSLTERGLEREHAGAAQQFGLGITPWSPLAAGFLAGKYLRETQGASGEGRLSGPNPFGDSKFTESNWAVLDVLRAVADEVQRPAAQVALAWASAQPAITSLIIGASKVAQLEDNLASLEIMLTPQQLERLDKASALTPSTPSSLLAPGIKKMIFGGATVRGWQE, encoded by the coding sequence ATGCAAAACAACGGCAATGAAACCGACTTGCTGACTTGCCCCAAAGGAGAACGCATGACCCTCGCCGATTACCGCACGCTGGGCCGCTCCGGCCTGATCGTCAGCCCGCTGGCGCTCGGCACCATGACCTACGGCGCTCAGCGCTGGGGTTCACCCGACGACGTATCCGAGGCGATTTTCAACGCTTACGTGGACGCGGGCGGCAACTTTTTTGACAGCGCTGACACTTATGCCAAAGGCCGCAGCGAGGAACTCCTGGGCCAGTACGTCAATAAGCGCGGTCTGCGCGAACAGGTGGTGCTGGCCACCAAGTTCACCTGGAACGCCGTGCCGGGCGTGCCGGTGATGAGCGGCAACAGCCGCAAGAACATTTACCGGGCGCTGGACGGATCGTTAAAGCGCCTCGGCACCGATTACATCGATCTGTACTGGCTGCACCACTGGGACTTGGTGACCCCAGTGGAGGAAGTGCTGCAAACGCTGGGCGATCTGGTGCGGGCGGGCCGGATTCGCTATTTCGGCTTTTCCAATGTGCCGGCCTGGTACGCGGCGCAGGCGGCCACGCTGTCGCAAGTTCACGGCGTGCCCGGCCCGATTGCTCTGCAACTCGAATACTCGCTGACCGAACGGGGCTTGGAGCGTGAACACGCCGGAGCTGCCCAGCAGTTTGGGCTGGGCATCACGCCCTGGAGTCCGCTGGCGGCGGGCTTTTTGGCAGGCAAGTACCTGCGCGAAACCCAGGGAGCCAGCGGCGAGGGCAGGCTCAGCGGCCCCAATCCGTTCGGCGACTCCAAGTTCACCGAATCTAATTGGGCGGTGCTGGACGTGCTGAGAGCCGTGGCCGACGAGGTGCAGCGCCCAGCCGCGCAGGTGGCTTTGGCTTGGGCTTCAGCGCAACCAGCCATCACTTCGCTGATTATTGGGGCCAGCAAAGTCGCGCAACTTGAAGACAATCTGGCCTCGCTGGAGATCATGCTGACGCCTCAGCAGCTTGAGCGCCTAGACAAGGCCAGCGCTCTGACACCCTCCACGCCGTCGTCTCTCCTCGCGCCCGGCATCAAAAAAATGATTTTTGGTGGTGCAACGGTGCGGGGCTGGCAGGAATAA